In the genome of Lentisphaera araneosa HTCC2155, the window CCGTCGCGTTAAAATCATGGAAGAAGAAGGTGTTGACTTCAACATCAATACTGAAGTTGGCGTTAACTTCCCAACGGAAGACCTTAAGAGATACGACGCTGTTATCATCTGTGCTGGTGCAACAGTTCGACGTGCACTTCCTATTGAAGGCGCTGATCTAGAAGGCGTTCACCAAGCTATGGATTTCCTTCCTCAGCAAAACCGCAGAAACGCGGGTGATAGCGAAGATAAACTCGGAACTAACCTCACAGCTAAAGATAAAAACGTTATCGTGATCGGTGGTGGTGATACAGGTTCTGACTGTATCGGTACTTCTATCCGTCACGGTGCTGAAAGCGTTTCTAACTTCGAACTCATGGGCAAAGCAACGACTGATCGTCCTGCTGGTCAACCTTGGCCTTTCTGGCCAATGCGTTTACGTACTTCTACTTCTCACGAAGAGGGTGTCGAGCGTTTTTGGAGTATTTCTACAAAGAAATTCGTCGGTGACGAGAACGGTAAACTCAAGGGTCTCGTAACTACTGAAGTGACTGTAAACCGCGAAAATGGTGGTTTCAAAATCGAAGAAGTTCCTAACACTGAAAAAGAATGGCCTTGTGAACTCGCCCTTCTTGCACTCGGTTTCACGGGTCCTGAGACCAACACAATGGTCAGCGACCTCAAGCTCGACCTCGATCCTCGTGGCAATGTAAAAGCTGACGAAAAGACTTATATGACAAGCGTACCTGGCGTTTTCGCTGCAGGTGATGTTCGTCGTGGCCAGTCACTCATTGTATGGGCAATCTCTGAGGGTCGCGAAGCGGCTCACCAAGTAGATCGCTTCCTCATGGGTCACTCAGAGTTACCACAAAAAGATGCTGAATGGGATTTACCTCGCGTATAATACTCACTAAGTCATTCTAAAAAAAGCCTTTGCGGATTCCGCAAAGGCTTTTTTGTGTTTAGGATATAAGTAAAACAAGTAAGACTTTTTATCGCTTAACAGAGGCTAGCGGTTGCCATCGCGGGCTTCTAGCTCGCTCTTTTATCAAGCCCCCTGGGATCGCGGGCTTCCAGCCAGCCTTTCATCATTCTAGACAATGACTAAATTTCAAAATGAAAAAACATCTCTATATTAAATGTAATTACATTCATAGGTCAACAATGAACTCTTCTCCACGTCCCATTAACAACTACGAAAGTTATCACGCTCACGTCTATTTTAACGATAGTACGGAAAGCTTAGCTCAGCAGATTTATACGAGTATTGATAAAGAATTTAATTTTGATTTGGGAAGAATTCACCTTAAACCCGTTGGGCCCCATACTCAATGGATGTTCCAAGTTGCGTTTACCGCAAATGACTTTGAGACCTTCATCAACTGGCTCGAATCAAATCGCCAAGATTTATCTATCTTAATTCATCCCCTCTCCGGAGATAACTACCAAGACCATAGCGAACACGCCCAATGGCTCGGGCAGAAACTAGAGCTCGATTTGAAAATTTTTGAGCATTAGCAATTCCCTCTAAAAAACAAAAAAGCCCTTGCGTTTTCCGCAAAGACTTTTTGTCGATCTAATATTGAGTTAAGTACTCTTACTTACCCAACTTCATCTTGAGTGGGGCTACCCAGATATTGCGAAACATATTGGGATTACCATGGTCTTGAAGACGGATATGATCTTTGGGGCCATGCGCTGAATAAGAAGCAACTCGACGGTAATGAGTTCCACCTTTAATCTCGTAGTTATCGTGAATTTTCACACCATTAAAAATAACTGTGATATACGCTGGAGTTACGAGTTTTTTACCTTCAAAAACAGGTGCCTTAAAATGAATATCATAAGAATTCCATTCACCCGGCTTACGGCAAACATTAAAGGCTGGTGGCTGCTGACCATAAATGGCTCCCGTCATAC includes:
- a CDS encoding glutamate synthase subunit beta, coding for MGKKTGFKEFDRQVEAKRPPAERIEHYNEFTEPMKKEELETQGARCMDCGIPFCHSGCPLGNLIPDFNDLVYTGQWKDALARLHSTNNFPEFTGRLCPAPCEEACVMTINQPAITIENIEKNIVEKGFSEGWIKAEPPTERTGKKIAVIGSGPSGLAAAQQLNRAGHLVSVFERDDRIGGLLRYGIPDFKMEKWVIDRRVKIMEEEGVDFNINTEVGVNFPTEDLKRYDAVIICAGATVRRALPIEGADLEGVHQAMDFLPQQNRRNAGDSEDKLGTNLTAKDKNVIVIGGGDTGSDCIGTSIRHGAESVSNFELMGKATTDRPAGQPWPFWPMRLRTSTSHEEGVERFWSISTKKFVGDENGKLKGLVTTEVTVNRENGGFKIEEVPNTEKEWPCELALLALGFTGPETNTMVSDLKLDLDPRGNVKADEKTYMTSVPGVFAAGDVRRGQSLIVWAISEGREAAHQVDRFLMGHSELPQKDAEWDLPRV
- a CDS encoding DOPA 4,5-dioxygenase family protein; this encodes MKKHLYIKCNYIHRSTMNSSPRPINNYESYHAHVYFNDSTESLAQQIYTSIDKEFNFDLGRIHLKPVGPHTQWMFQVAFTANDFETFINWLESNRQDLSILIHPLSGDNYQDHSEHAQWLGQKLELDLKIFEH